In Streptomyces ambofaciens ATCC 23877, a single genomic region encodes these proteins:
- a CDS encoding 4Fe-4S dicluster-binding protein, whose product MKKIASPAALSGRAERIAQRDRSDAWKKPPRRIEKSECITCDTCLRSCPAEFGAIFDRGLDVVIIPELCSGCPACVLECPVDCIYVDEDWTPTDDAMWNHIELTAKGA is encoded by the coding sequence ATGAAAAAAATCGCTTCGCCGGCCGCGCTGTCCGGGCGCGCCGAGCGGATCGCCCAGCGCGACCGTTCCGACGCCTGGAAGAAGCCGCCGCGGCGCATCGAGAAGTCCGAGTGCATCACGTGCGACACGTGCCTGCGCAGCTGCCCCGCTGAGTTCGGTGCCATCTTCGACCGCGGCCTGGACGTAGTGATCATCCCCGAGCTGTGCTCGGGCTGCCCCGCCTGCGTGCTGGAGTGCCCCGTGGACTGCATCTACGTCGACGAGGACTGGACGCCGACCGACGACGCCATGTGGAACCACATCGAGCTCACCGCAAAGGGTGCGTGA
- a CDS encoding nucleotide pyrophosphatase/phosphodiesterase family protein, whose product MTDPLQTDAGRDGRPTPLLVLDVVGLTPRLLDHMPHLKQLAQAGSRAPLGTVLPAVTCAAQSTFLTGTHPAEHGIVGNGWYFRELGDVLLWRQHNGLVAGDKLWDAARRAHPGYTVANICWWYAMGADTDFTVTPRPVYYADGRKEPDCYTRPPALHDELTGKLGTFPLFHFWGPGADLVSSQWIIDATRHIMATRHPDLTLTYLPHLDYDLQRYGPHDARSLKAAADLDAALAPLLDDARAQQRTVVVLSEYGITPVTRPVDINRALRRAGLLEVHTQDGMEYLDPMASRAFAVADHQIAHVYVRRPEDLDATRAALTGLPGIEQLLDDEGKKAHHLDHPRAGELVAVAEPDAWFTYYYWLDDRRAPDFAQLVEIHRKPGYDPVELFMDPHDPYVKVKAAGALARKKLGMRYRMAVVPLDPAPIRGSHGRLPAGDDDGPLLLCSTPHALGDRVAATEVKQLLLQLAGIG is encoded by the coding sequence ATGACCGATCCTCTCCAGACCGATGCCGGCCGCGATGGTCGCCCGACCCCGCTCCTCGTCCTGGACGTCGTGGGCCTCACCCCCCGCCTGCTGGACCACATGCCCCACCTCAAGCAACTCGCCCAGGCCGGCTCCCGCGCCCCCCTCGGCACCGTCCTGCCGGCGGTGACGTGTGCCGCCCAGTCGACGTTTTTGACCGGCACGCACCCTGCCGAGCACGGCATCGTCGGCAACGGCTGGTACTTCCGCGAGCTCGGCGATGTCCTGCTGTGGCGCCAGCACAACGGCCTGGTCGCCGGCGACAAACTCTGGGACGCCGCCCGCCGCGCCCACCCCGGCTACACCGTCGCCAACATCTGCTGGTGGTACGCGATGGGCGCCGACACCGACTTCACCGTCACCCCCCGCCCCGTCTACTACGCCGACGGCCGCAAGGAACCCGACTGCTACACCCGGCCCCCCGCCCTGCACGACGAACTCACCGGCAAACTCGGCACCTTCCCCCTCTTCCACTTCTGGGGACCGGGCGCCGACCTCGTCTCCAGCCAGTGGATCATCGACGCCACCCGCCACATCATGGCCACCCGCCACCCCGACCTCACCCTCACCTACCTGCCCCACCTCGACTACGACCTCCAGCGCTACGGCCCCCACGACGCCCGCTCCCTGAAAGCCGCCGCCGACCTCGACGCCGCCCTCGCCCCGCTGCTGGACGACGCCCGCGCCCAGCAACGCACCGTGGTGGTGCTGTCCGAGTACGGCATCACCCCCGTCACCCGGCCCGTCGACATCAACCGCGCCCTGCGCCGGGCGGGGCTGCTGGAGGTCCACACCCAGGACGGTATGGAATACCTCGACCCGATGGCCTCCCGCGCCTTCGCCGTCGCCGACCACCAGATCGCCCACGTCTACGTCCGCCGCCCCGAAGACCTCGACGCCACCCGCGCCGCCCTGACCGGCCTGCCCGGCATCGAGCAGCTCCTGGACGACGAGGGCAAGAAGGCCCACCACCTCGACCACCCCCGCGCGGGCGAACTCGTCGCCGTCGCCGAGCCCGACGCCTGGTTCACGTACTACTACTGGCTCGACGACCGGCGTGCGCCCGACTTCGCGCAGCTCGTCGAGATCCACCGCAAACCCGGCTACGACCCCGTCGAGCTGTTCATGGACCCCCACGACCCCTACGTCAAGGTCAAAGCCGCCGGCGCCCTGGCCCGCAAGAAACTCGGCATGCGCTACCGCATGGCCGTCGTCCCCCTGGACCCCGCACCCATCCGCGGCAGCCACGGCCGCCTCCCCGCCGGCGACGACGACGGACCACTCCTGCTGTGCTCCACCCCCCACGCCCTCGGCGACCGCGTCGCGGCCACCGAAGTGAAACAACTCCTCCTCCAGCTCGCCGGAATCGGCTGA
- the eboE gene encoding metabolite traffic protein EboE, which yields MRFRHPDGSTVHLAYCTNVHPAETLEGVLAQLREHCEPVRRRLGRDRLGIGLWLARDAAHALVTDPAALRALRGELERRGLEVVTLNGFPYEGFGAEEVKYRVYTPDWADPERLEHTTSLARVLAGLLPDDVTEGTISTLPLAWRTAYGQARADQARAALLTLAERLDALEELTGRSVRIGLEPEPGCVVETTRDAIAPLTAVGHDRIGVCVDTCHLATSFEDPDTALDALTAARIPVVKSQLSAALHAEQPALPEVRRALAAFAEPRFLHQTRTTTPSGALHGTDDLDEALAGDALPNAGPWRAHFHVPLHAAPAPPLTSTTEVLKAVLARLVGGPHPLTRHLEVETYTWQALPPELRPRARAQLTDGIAAELTLARDLLTDLGLKELP from the coding sequence GTGCGCTTCCGGCACCCCGACGGGTCCACCGTCCATCTCGCCTACTGCACCAACGTGCATCCCGCCGAGACCCTCGAGGGGGTGCTGGCCCAGCTGCGGGAGCACTGCGAGCCGGTCCGGCGCAGGCTGGGCCGCGACCGGCTGGGCATCGGTCTGTGGCTGGCCCGTGACGCCGCCCACGCCCTGGTCACCGACCCCGCGGCCCTGCGCGCCCTGCGCGGCGAGCTGGAGCGGCGGGGACTGGAGGTCGTCACCCTCAACGGCTTCCCCTACGAGGGATTCGGCGCGGAGGAGGTCAAGTACCGTGTCTACACGCCGGACTGGGCCGACCCCGAGCGCCTGGAGCACACGACATCGCTGGCGCGGGTCCTGGCGGGGCTGCTGCCCGACGACGTCACCGAGGGCACCATCTCCACGCTGCCGCTGGCCTGGCGCACCGCCTACGGCCAGGCCCGCGCCGACCAGGCCCGCGCCGCGCTGCTCACCCTCGCCGAACGCCTCGACGCCCTGGAGGAGCTGACCGGCCGCTCGGTGCGCATCGGCCTGGAACCCGAGCCGGGCTGCGTGGTGGAGACCACCCGTGACGCGATCGCGCCGCTGACCGCCGTCGGCCACGACCGCATCGGTGTCTGTGTCGACACCTGCCACCTGGCCACCTCCTTCGAGGACCCGGACACCGCCCTGGACGCCCTGACCGCCGCCCGCATCCCGGTCGTCAAGTCCCAGCTGTCCGCCGCCCTGCACGCCGAGCAGCCCGCCCTTCCCGAAGTCCGCCGGGCACTCGCCGCCTTCGCGGAGCCGCGGTTCCTGCACCAGACCCGCACCACCACCCCCAGCGGCGCCCTGCACGGCACCGACGACCTCGACGAGGCCCTCGCGGGTGACGCACTGCCGAACGCCGGACCCTGGCGCGCCCACTTCCACGTCCCCCTCCACGCGGCCCCCGCCCCGCCGCTGACCTCGACGACGGAGGTCCTCAAAGCCGTGCTGGCCCGCCTGGTGGGCGGCCCGCACCCCCTCACCCGGCATCTCGAGGTGGAGACCTACACCTGGCAGGCCCTCCCGCCCGAGCTGCGGCCCCGCGCCCGCGCGCAGCTCACCGACGGTATCGCCGCCGAGCTGACCCTGGCCCGCGACCTGCTGACCGACCTCGGCCTGAAGGAACTGCCATGA